The DNA window GATCGCTCTTGTGGTTCGACTCGCGGGATCAAAGCAAGGGCGCCCAGGCGCCGATGGAACGCCGAACTAGGGGGCAAAATGTTTGGCTACCATTCTGCGAAGGAACGCCAGGGACTGCGCCATTTCGTCCAGGCCGTTCATGCCGTCTTCGATGCTGATCCAGCCCTGATAGTTATGACCCGCCAGGATGCTGAAGATTGCATCGTAATCGTTCAATCCCTGCCCCGTGACGCCATGGCGCAGGTCGGGCGAGTAGCCCAGCGTGCCGTCGCTCTGTCGCAATTCTTCCAGCGTCGTTCCTTCCGCCAGATAGCGGTCGCTGGCGTGCATGCTGACGACACGATCGGCCACATGCCGCAATAAATCCAGCGGGTCGTCGCCAGCCACGATGGCGTTCGAGGGATCGTACTGGACGCCGAAGAACTCTCGCTCGGGAATCGCCGCCAACAACTCAAGGAACACCTCCTGTTTCTGGGCGAACTCCGGGTGCTTCCAGAAGCCATCCTTGTAGTGGTTCTCTAATCCGAGAATCACGCCATGTTCGCGAGCCACTGGCAATACCTGCTCGATACACTGGGCGACCCAGGCGATTCCCTGCTCGCGATGGACGTCAGGATAGCGTTGGCCGCTCAGCACGCGGCAGACGGCCCCTCGTCCGCCCAAATGATGGGTGACGCGGATCATGGCAACCTCCCGCTCGATCGCTCGTTTTCGCGCGTCTGCATCGGGGTTGGTGAAGTCGGGCGAGCAGCATAGCATCGGCATCAGGAAGCCGGCCGCAGATATCGCCTCGCCCACCTGGTCAAGATAGTCGGCCTCCAGGCTGGTGAAAAAGCCGTCGTACATCTCCAGCCCATCGGCGTCCAGCGGCCTTGCCATTTCGATCCA is part of the Lignipirellula cremea genome and encodes:
- a CDS encoding sugar phosphate isomerase/epimerase family protein, which produces MRPRISAFPKCYLEQIAGERSMSVFDWIEMARPLDADGLEMYDGFFTSLEADYLDQVGEAISAAGFLMPMLCCSPDFTNPDADARKRAIEREVAMIRVTHHLGGRGAVCRVLSGQRYPDVHREQGIAWVAQCIEQVLPVAREHGVILGLENHYKDGFWKHPEFAQKQEVFLELLAAIPEREFFGVQYDPSNAIVAGDDPLDLLRHVADRVVSMHASDRYLAEGTTLEELRQSDGTLGYSPDLRHGVTGQGLNDYDAIFSILAGHNYQGWISIEDGMNGLDEMAQSLAFLRRMVAKHFAP